The genomic stretch TGAAAGGAAACATTTCGGAACTTCTTTTCTTATCCCAGTAAAATTTACATTTTTCAATGTCTTccattttttcaattcttgatAGAACTCAGTTCCCGATTTCatgtaaatataaaataaggGATCAGAATgaaattcttgaaattCTGAACAATAGGAATTCTGAAAACCAATTAtaaatacttttctttTAGTACTATCAAATGCatattaaattaagaaagcacatatttatataaatgatacaaattaaaatactATGTCTCTAATTCCATATCATGCTGATCCGAATGAAGAGAATGGTTCGTTAGTACTTCAAACAACGTCACATAGAGAACTAGTTGTGGTCAACCCAACAAATGGATCTTTAAAGTTATATAGTCAAATATATCCCAATCCGGGGTCTCTGgtatctaaaaataataacactaGTTATAACCATGGAAATCCTAATGCATCAccttctttaaataataatcatagCCATGATAATGGTAATTTCAGGCGAAATTCTTTGGGAGGCGAATCAATGAACTATATATGTCCAACATGTGGTTCAGAAATACATAGAAAGGAATCAATAATTGATTCAAGCCCCATTAGCGGCAATTCTAACAACCTTActacaaaattaaatcttcaaaaCTTCCCCAAtgcaaattattttaaattattagaatcaaGTCATAAGAGGTCGGAAGAAAATACTAGcagtaatattaataaccATATACGCTCTTCTATTGTCGAATTACAAGATCTAAGCTCAAATATAAACTCAGTTGTCAATTCCTTGACCAATTCGGATACAGAGTACAATGATATTAGAAATACTTCATCTTCAAGCAATCAGTCCATGCCTAATATACCACAAGATCTATTTACTCAGGGatattttaagaaattctttaaaatagaTTCCTTATTAGGAAGGGGGGCTCGTGGTGTTGTATATAAAGTTATTCACAGGTTGGGAGATTTCCAACTGGGAAAATTtgcattgaaaaaaattgccattggtaataatttacCTTGGTTAgaaaattgtttaaaagAAGTTCGAGCTCTTACTTTAATCAATCATACTACTGGTAATTTAATTACATATAATCATGTTTGGTTAGAAATGGATTCCACAGATGccttaaaattaaatgaaaatactCCTTCAATTGTTGCTtgcatttttattttacaacAGTATTGTGACGGGGGTAATTTACAAGATTTAATTTggtcaaatatttttaaaaggaTCAAAGTGAACtatcaattgaagaaagaaaaaaattgtttaagaaaaaaaaaatttgaaaaaagtaatatgttacaatttaaaaaaagctCTTTAATTGGTTTAAACACCAAACAGATTCTTTTAATCATTAGAGATATTGCTTCGGGATTAGAAGAATTGCATTCCATTGGATTGATACATAGAGATCTAAAGCCATCAAATTGTTTATTGTTAACAAAATTCGATCCAATGGATATTGAACAAGTTGATAATatagaagatgaagaagtttttgaaaatctGAATAGTACTTTTCCAAAAATTGTTATCAGTGATTTGGGAGAAAGTCAATTGAAAGGTGAAAAAAGATCTGCTACTGGTGCAACTGGTACTTTAGAATTTACTGCTCCGGAGTtgattattgaaaatgacATTTATACGAATTTAAAGGTAcgtgaaaataatgatgaaaatcTTGAAAATTCCAAGATAAATCAGTTTAGTTTTGCTTCTGATATGTATTCTTTTGGAATgatcatttattttattgtatttGGTGAGCTACCGTATGATCCAGAATTAGATGTGGCTAATTTGAAAAGTGAAATTcagaaatttcattataataAAGAGCAAGCAATAACAAAACATAAATTGATTAAGAACATAAAGCAAATTGATCCtgttatatttgaaataatggATCAATTATTAGTTAAGGATGTTGAGTTAAGACCAAATGCTACTGAGATTTTAGAATATGCTACCAACGTATTAAATAGTTCAACAtataataatcattatcatACACAAAATAACTCAGCTTCTATCCCAAATATTAACTTTACAAGTaacaacaagaaaaataatattagtttaaacaaagatttatttcaaCAGCAAAGCCTTGACAGTGACCCCATCATgacatttaatttaaaaactgATGAAAGAGATGAATATGAggatgatgatattatcCAAGATAGggaagaagatgatattTATACAGAAGACAATAAATTTACAAGATATCGTAATAGATCTGTCTCATCGTTTAAAATTGATCCTCTTCAACTCCAATTGACAAGAACTAATGATTCCCTCCATTCTTTAATTCCATATCAATCTAAGCCAatagatataaatataaaaccTCCAAAAACTTTAAAGCATCTTATTATATCATACTTAAAAGAGCAACGGTATTTGGTTAATTATATTCCAATGGGattcataatatttttcataatttatttgtttcatttgCTTTCAATTAAGAAAGATTTTGATAACAAAGATTTTTCACAGAATACTATGTCTTCtctatcattttctattaatggTCATTTGGAATTAgctattatattttttttatttggaaTCTCAGTAAATGCATCTTTTATTAGCCAAGCTTGGATATCTCTATTATTACTccttattatatttttgaattggGTGTCTGATTCTAGTATATTTCTCCCAAAATTTAATGCATAGTATATAtcttagattttttttttcccattCTACCTTGGATTAGTTAATGTTACTACTTTAGCATTTTCATAGACTATAATTGCATATCACCggtttatttttaaaaataaatttgaacACACTCGAATAGGTTTAAGCTACACCCAATTACAACGTTTAATAAGCATAATTCATATCATATAGCATTAACTTAGTAGCAAATTTTGCTGTAAGtactaaattattatttacgTTTTTATACTTTAAAACAGTTTGTTACTCCTCACTTAAGTTTTGAAATAAGCTCGACTATCATTTTAACATACTTTtgtctatttttatttaacctaaaagattttttttcaagagCTGTtcttttattctttttttttattttttttatttttaggtATATTATAACATCTGGATTACAAGCGGTAACTTTTGCCAAATATTGTCATTAAATTGTTATGATTTTGATAACTCGGACTTACTGATTGTTCATGTAGAtaaatcataatatttatttattcccAAAAAGTTAGCTAGTCCAatctttgtatttttattttcaaaatgtaTGTAGATGTAGACCGAATAAGGCTTGAAAGTATTTAGTTCATTCATCATTTTAACACACAGCCTTGCCCAAGGAATATAGAATGCAAAGATACCtcaatataaatatttatttcaacAACTCATTAGTggattaaaaaataaaactttatAACAAAGCGCTTAGTGTAGTCGctacaaaatatatttttgataaagGAAACTCTTCTACAATTCACATGTAACTCTTAAGGTTCTTTTAAGAAAGGAACAACATAGATATATTGAtaacaaattttaattttcagaAAGTGTAAGAAAGTATAAGGTTAATACAGTCaagttttgtttttttacttcttttaacgttatctttatttcttcatttgcTGTCGTTCCATGGAATACTGATTTTCGGAATTGATTTGGAAATCTCGAAGTATGAATGAAAGGCTATACTATACGTCTTGCAAATAGCTTAGCTAATgctaaaaaaaaggaaCACTCCATGGAGTGATTCTTACCACCCAAATAGTAACCACTCATACTAGATATCAATCAATGAAATCTCTTAAAAATACTCTATGATGAATCAAAATGAGAATCCTTtgtcaaaaaataaatcaaatccaaatattattacagCTCCTCGCATTGCAGAAATCAATACCCATATAGAAAactcaaataaaattgatgaaaatctagaaaatgatatacCTAATGGCTTAAGTAGAGAGAGTACTGATCCTAATGATCCATATACCCGATCAAggttttattcaatttcttcagaTATTATTCCTCAAACACTTACACATCcaattgatgataaaaagCTAACCtctaaattttctaaatctcCATTAAACAGAGTACCTTCGTGGTCTCATGTTGGTTTTCAATCAATCCTTCCAcaaagtaataataatacaaataatggAAAAGGGGCCAACTCCTCAAATCAAGttataaataatccaaTGAATAGTACTGTAAAAATTGAACGTAGAACTGTCTCTGCAACTAATCCAACGTCACATTTTCATAACACTGCAGCCAATCTtcataatttaaatgaaagcCTTGGTAATCTTTCCATACCGTTTAGTCATGATGGTGCTTATTTACACTCCTCTCATGATTTCCCATTAGATCAggatgatgacgatgatgacAATGATGACGACGATGATAACGACCTGGACGGCCTTGAtttagatgatgatgatgaggaTGATGTGTTAGGAGATAGAAACTCTTTCCAAAGCTTACACAACTCGTTAAACTCGGGTAGTGCTAGCAGTAAACGACTTACAAAAAGAAAGTCATCTATTTTTAGTATATCAAGAGAtagttttgaaaataataaactatTCAAAACGACAACAAATAAAAGTCATCAAAAGATAAAGGGCtccaaaaagaaaagtagCAGCTCTACTAGCAGTGGAACGTCGAgcaataatacaaatagcataaaattatcatcattaaaatCTAATCCAATACAGGCCAATCAtaagaatctaaaaaatgctgctaaaaaattatttaccaGAAAACCTCACAGAAATTTGATTCATGATTCCGATATTGAGCCGCCAATTCCAAGTTCTTTAAGTAAGTTTTTACATTCATCATATGCCAGACATAAGTCACCTTCACAATTTATACATACAAACGCCACTAATGGCGGTGGATTAATCGATTCAGGAAAGTCTGTTTACTCTCTGAATCCTTCAATTGGAAATAAGGGTATTGATTCACGCTTGAATGAGGAACAAGGAGAATCACTAATGAACGCAAACGTATTAATGTTACATGAGCTactgaaaaatttaccGTCTCTGGAGGCAAATTATAAACACTTTGATATAGATGAATTGCATGTACTTGCCGGCAACGTTTGGGGCATATATTGTAATATCACTGTTGAGTTATTTAAGAATCGAAGAATATGGCAATTAAGTGCtaaaattgaagatattAGCAgagtatttgaattttacaCATTTTTAAAGACTGAATCTAAAATATCGGTACCGTATAAATCATTTCTAGCAGagattgaagaatttattaacacatcattatatattttagaaaaCCAAATTGTTTTCAATTATAACGATGAAGATACAATGAATACTGCATTGAAGAGATTAGGCGTTATATGGCAATTATTTTACCAACAAGTTTATTATGATGTTATGTCAATCCTACTACCGTTAGAAAGAAGTTTCCGAAAGAATAAAAGTTATTGGTCAATGAATAATCCTAACGAAGCTATATTTAATAAGCTATTGTCTGTAGATTATTTGTTACTAAGATGCTTTCGAAATTCAATTGTATTGccatattatcaaaattttattaatagtaatgatGGGGCAAGTAAAAGTTTTCAAACTTATATATTTAGGGAGGAAGAGGAGAATGGCGTTACTGATCAAGATAAATTGACCTTGCTACAATGTTTCGGTATATTAAGCACTATTAAAGGAAATGATAGAAATCAGcaaattattgaagaattgtTGGAAGGTATTAGAATGagtatataatttaattctaaaataaaaaacaggAGTAGGATCAAAACTTGTACTAATATTCATCATTGTAGATATATAGACAATTTAGGAGCAGTTGCGTCTATaaacatttaaaattgatgacttaactaataataactctGTTTACGATCTACAAATGTAACCAATTTATGTTAAAAAGAGACTCTGCATGAGTAGACAAGCactttttaaaagataccAGATTAGTTACTAGTAGAGAGGGAAAAGAAGAATAGTGTTTAATGAAATGTATAAAAATGCAATGTATAGATgagatgataatgaaatttaaaaataaaatatatggcatatttcagaaaattgaaaaaatttgaacTTTAATTAGTCTATTCCAATGTACACCAATTTCTACCAGTATTAACTTGGTGGTTGCATAATGTTGGTTCTAATTTAAGACCAATTAAAGCAGCTATTAGAATCCCTAATGCATCAGCAATTGAAGTTGCACCCAATGCAAATTCTTGATCTCTTTTATTAGTGATATCATccataatatttaaaaaagtattGACATATGATGCCCCACCCATGAAACCTTGATAAaacataaatattaatatccaAAATGGGCtcttaaaaatgaaaaaccAAGATTGAGAAATAgcaatattcaaattaatgaattgtAAAGTAgatatcaaatataaatttcttaatcTAATTAAATGTGAAGTTGATCTGCAATAAACACACCTAACTGATATAATGCATTGTATGTAGTATACATATCtctgaatttttttgaaaaataaatgctTTTGGTCTGGATCTATGGGGAAAAGTAAAGTTGGTGATACTGCTTGGTTgatcaaatattcaaataaataaactgTTGTTAATGGAAGCATGTATGGAATAAATAGcgtttgtaatttttttaaagtattaatgatagtatttttagaaaatgttGTAGGTACTGAATctgatatttcaatttcttccaTATTTTCTTCCTCCAATAAGGTATATGATGAAGTTTTTGTAGTTGGTAACttaaaatacaataaaaaGCCCAATGGTAATAtactaaataatattagtgAAAAGTTAACGGAGAAGTTTAGAATTgaagttaataataaataaaatccACTACCAAATAATCCAGCCATACCTGTTCCTGAAGACCAACCTTGTAACGCAGTATTGCCATAAGCTGCTGTCAGTTGTAAAAAGGTAGTTTCTCCAAAACCGGAAGAGGCAGAAGCCATAcaaataccaataataGCAACCGTTAGATTAACTTTGGCCCTTGAAACTAAAATCATCCCTGAAATGctactaataattaatGCAAGGATAcgatttttataatttaggAAAGAGTTTTTACTATCTGACGTACTAATAAATGGTGATATAATCTTTATAATAAAGCATGGTAAAATGTCAGCTAATAAGATTGTTGTCTTAGGTAAACTAGGGCCTGCTATATCAAAAGCTGCAGATAAAATAACCACATAAAGAACATTGTTTAATAAACCAAATATCCAAAAATACACATAGTTAGGTTTCATTTTTTACCTACAATTTAAACATGTTTATGTATATATGGATATAAATAGCGATGAATCAAAtgagaaattttatttgtgaTGTATTTTTAAAGCTTTGTgatattttgtatatttggAATGAGCGCGCGTATTTTGTATAGACTTATAAAGTGACTTCAGATAGTTTCGCGATAGTTCATAAAAAGGGACTATAAAACTTTTAGATAAGAGttatgaatattaaaaaaaaaaaaaatacaatcaTAGAATTTTCCATTAATAATGTTTCTAAGAAGAATTTCCCCCACCATTAAGCCAATATCTAAATCCATCATATCTTATCAccatattattaattgtcGTGGCTATAGTAGTAATAACGCATTTAGTAGTAACCAAACTCCACATCCACCTAGATTACCTGAAAATGAACAAAAAGAGTTTGAGAAATTACAAAGATTAGCTAATTCCCAACAAACTTTGGAAGATTATAACAAAGGTAAACCTATTACAAAAGATGGGAAGGAAAATACCGATAGTATAGGAGAATTTTCACCTGAATATTCACCAACCATTGCAGAGTTTGAAGGGGACAAAAATCCTAAGACAGGGGAAATTGGTGGACCCAAGCAAGATCCAACTCGTCATGGAGACTGGTCTTTTAATGGTAGAGTTACTGATTTTTGAATACTGAATGAATGACCGACTACTTAAGtagataaataattattaaatattcctaatatatacatttttttgtaaatataacatttgaaaaaaagagtCATTTATTAAGGTAATTTAGGACAATACATTAGTTTGACGGTTATCtctataaaatttttcaggAAGTGAATCCTTTTATGAGTTTTCATTGACGTATCAATGAtctaatataataataataatatacataGCTCGAATGTAGCTTGTATGTgaagtgaaaaataaataagaaatcaaaataaaacgTAGAATCTAACccaaaaataaaacgtAAAATTTAacctaaaaaaaaaagaaagaaaacCACGTaacaattcattaataGATAGCAATAAATGCATAAAAGTAATGCGAGTAATATAAAGtaggaaaaataataggAGAGCTGAACTGAACTGAACTGAACTGAactgaaaaagaaaaattaggCAGGAAAGATAAGAGAAAGAGAGATAACATTAGCAAGCACTAGGATAGTTGATCCATTCTATTTTCGTGTTGTTTTTTAAACCATTTtgtaatttgaatattacaAAACAGCATATATATTGGGACGACGATCAGATTTGCAGTCACtccaaataaaaattgcaGTACCCATAATGGGGAAGATGTGGAATGTTTATTTAGACCCAAATCTAGAGACATTAAAATCCAGCCAATTAAATCGGTAGTAATATCGTCATAACCTAATTTTAGCCATTTCAGGATTTTATCTCTACATTCATCCGAAGAAATTGGAGCAGAAGGGCCTTCAATGATTTTTGTAATACTTGGTTTTGTCAATTCTTCGTTATCAAACCCTtcacttttaaaattaccTGGATAAACACAAGAGATTCTAAAATGTGGTAGTTCCTGTCTAAGAATTGAAGCTAAAGCTTTTACTGATACTTTCATCGGAGCATATTGTGAGTAACCAATAAATGGGAAAAAAGTTGTACTTGAAGCAAAAAGAATCAAATGGCAATGGTCTAACAGCCTAGCCACTGTATGTGCTAAATATAAAACTGTCAAATAATTTGTCTTTACAcctaattctaattcagtTGGAGTTAGAtctttgaataattttggaGTGGAACCACCTGCACAAGCAATGACTTGTGTTGGTAATAAGTTATGTAATTGTAAAGTATCGAACATAGATTGAACATTATTATAGTTTGATAAGTCGCAAGGTATGTAAAACAATCTGTTTGAGGCAGAAGGAATTGATAAGTCTATTGGATTTGTCATCTTAGCCAAATTAATCTTGGATGGATCCACTGATCTTCTTGCCTTTGAGGCAATATCTAAAGAGGCAGTTgttaactttttttctgATCTCGAGGAAATAATAACTGTAGTGTTGATAGCatctttgaaatatttcgTAGCAAAGGATTTCCCAAGACCTTGAGAGCCACCTGTgattaaaacaatttgattatttaatttaaaggATCTATCCCATTTTTCATATGGGTCAATATACAAGACTCTTGATGTTCTTGAATAGGCAGACCTGGAAGATATGCCCAATTCAATAGTATctgtattatttgtttttgtaGCTTCTAAGATAGTGGAGCtctcatcatcatcatggACACTTATATCAAAATCATTTAGTAGACGTTGGTTTGACGTGGAATTTCTTGACATGTTAAATTTATCTcttacttttttattattatgctAATCTAGGTGAA from Henningerozyma blattae CBS 6284 chromosome 4, complete genome encodes the following:
- the IKS1 gene encoding protein kinase IKS1 (similar to Saccharomyces cerevisiae IKS1 (YJL057C); ancestral locus Anc_1.324); this encodes MSLIPYHADPNEENGSLVLQTTSHRELVVVNPTNGSLKLYSQIYPNPGSLVSKNNNTSYNHGNPNASPSLNNNHSHDNGNFRRNSLGGESMNYICPTCGSEIHRKESIIDSSPISGNSNNLTTKLNLQNFPNANYFKLLESSHKRSEENTSSNINNHIRSSIVELQDLSSNINSVVNSLTNSDTEYNDIRNTSSSSNQSMPNIPQDLFTQGYFKKFFKIDSLLGRGARGVVYKVIHRLGDFQLGKFALKKIAIGNNLPWLENCLKEVRALTLINHTTGNLITYNHVWLEMDSTDALKLNENTPSIVACIFILQQYCDGGNLQDLIWSNIFKRIKVNYQLKKEKNCLRKKKFEKSNMLQFKKSSLIGLNTKQILLIIRDIASGLEELHSIGLIHRDLKPSNCLLLTKFDPMDIEQVDNIEDEEVFENLNSTFPKIVISDLGESQLKGEKRSATGATGTLEFTAPELIIENDIYTNLKVRENNDENLENSKINQFSFASDMYSFGMIIYFIVFGELPYDPELDVANLKSEIQKFHYNKEQAITKHKLIKNIKQIDPVIFEIMDQLLVKDVELRPNATEILEYATNVLNSSTYNNHYHTQNNSASIPNINFTSNNKKNNISLNKDLFQQQSLDSDPIMTFNLKTDERDEYEDDDIIQDREEDDIYTEDNKFTRYRNRSVSSFKIDPLQLQLTRTNDSLHSLIPYQSKPIDINIKPPKTLKHLIISYLKEQRYLVNYIPMGFIIFFIIYLFHLLSIKKDFDNKDFSQNTMSSLSFSINGHLELAIIFFLFGISVNASFISQAWISLLLLLIIFLNWVSDSSIFLPKFNA
- the SDH8 gene encoding Sdh8p (similar to Saccharomyces cerevisiae YBR269C; ancestral locus Anc_1.320); this encodes MFLRRISPTIKPISKSIISYHHIINCRGYSSNNAFSSNQTPHPPRLPENEQKEFEKLQRLANSQQTLEDYNKGKPITKDGKENTDSIGEFSPEYSPTIAEFEGDKNPKTGEIGGPKQDPTRHGDWSFNGRVTDF
- the YHC3 gene encoding amino acid transporter YHC3 (similar to Saccharomyces cerevisiae YHC3 (YJL059W); ancestral locus Anc_1.322), with amino-acid sequence MKPNYVYFWIFGLLNNVLYVVILSAAFDIAGPSLPKTTILLADILPCFIIKIISPFISTSDSKNSFLNYKNRILALIISSISGMILVSRAKVNLTVAIIGICMASASSGFGETTFLQLTAAYGNTALQGWSSGTGMAGLFGSGFYLLLTSILNFSVNFSLILFSILPLGFLLYFKLPTTKTSSYTLLEEENMEEIEISDSVPTTFSKNTIINTLKKLQTLFIPYMLPLTTVYLFEYLINQAVSPTLLFPIDPDQKHLFFKKIQRYVYYIQCIISVRCVYCRSTSHLIRLRNLYLISTLQFINLNIAISQSWFFIFKSPFWILIFMFYQGFMGGASYVNTFLNIMDDITNKRDQEFALGATSIADALGILIAALIGLKLEPTLCNHQVNTGRNWCTLE
- the BIT61 gene encoding Bit61p (similar to Saccharomyces cerevisiae YBR270C and BIT61 (YJL058C); ancestral locus Anc_1.323) is translated as MMNQNENPLSKNKSNPNIITAPRIAEINTHIENSNKIDENLENDIPNGLSRESTDPNDPYTRSRFYSISSDIIPQTLTHPIDDKKLTSKFSKSPLNRVPSWSHVGFQSILPQSNNNTNNGKGANSSNQVINNPMNSTVKIERRTVSATNPTSHFHNTAANLHNLNESLGNLSIPFSHDGAYLHSSHDFPLDQDDDDDDNDDDDDNDLDGLDLDDDDEDDVLGDRNSFQSLHNSLNSGSASSKRLTKRKSSIFSISRDSFENNKLFKTTTNKSHQKIKGSKKKSSSSTSSGTSSNNTNSIKLSSLKSNPIQANHKNLKNAAKKLFTRKPHRNLIHDSDIEPPIPSSLSKFLHSSYARHKSPSQFIHTNATNGGGLIDSGKSVYSLNPSIGNKGIDSRLNEEQGESLMNANVLMLHELLKNLPSLEANYKHFDIDELHVLAGNVWGIYCNITVELFKNRRIWQLSAKIEDISRVFEFYTFLKTESKISVPYKSFLAEIEEFINTSLYILENQIVFNYNDEDTMNTALKRLGVIWQLFYQQVYYDVMSILLPLERSFRKNKSYWSMNNPNEAIFNKLLSVDYLLLRCFRNSIVLPYYQNFINSNDGASKSFQTYIFREEEENGVTDQDKLTLLQCFGILSTIKGNDRNQQIIEELLEGIRMSI
- the TSC10 gene encoding 3-dehydrosphinganine reductase (similar to Saccharomyces cerevisiae TSC10 (YBR265W); ancestral locus Anc_1.315), with product MSRNSTSNQRLLNDFDISVHDDDESSTILEATKTNNTDTIELGISSRSAYSRTSRVLYIDPYEKWDRSFKLNNQIVLITGGSQGLGKSFATKYFKDAINTTVIISSRSEKKLTTASLDIASKARRSVDPSKINLAKMTNPIDLSIPSASNRLFYIPCDLSNYNNVQSMFDTLQLHNLLPTQVIACAGGSTPKLFKDLTPTELELGVKTNYLTVLYLAHTVARLLDHCHLILFASSTTFFPFIGYSQYAPMKVSVKALASILRQELPHFRISCVYPGNFKSEGFDNEELTKPSITKIIEGPSAPISSDECRDKILKWLKLGYDDITTDLIGWILMSLDLGLNKHSTSSPLWVLQFLFGVTANLIVVPIYMLFCNIQITKWFKKQHENRMDQLS